A portion of the Adhaeribacter radiodurans genome contains these proteins:
- a CDS encoding ABC transporter ATP-binding protein, whose protein sequence is MSTIIETKDISRVYHMGSETIHALKSVSIKINRGEYVAFMGPSGSGKSTLMNIVGCLDTPTGGQYILNGKDVSNMTDNELAEIRNKEIGFVFQTFNLLPRSTSLDNVSLPLIYAGYGKSAREEKAMQALESVGLGPRAKHKPNELSGGQRQRVAIARALVNNPSIMLADEPTGNLDTKTSYEIMELFENLHVKGNTIIMVTHEEDIAKYAHRIVRLRDGLIESDEINSEIIRHSMPV, encoded by the coding sequence ATGAGCACTATTATCGAAACTAAAGATATCTCGCGGGTCTACCACATGGGTAGCGAAACCATTCATGCCCTTAAAAGCGTGTCGATAAAGATAAACCGGGGCGAGTACGTGGCTTTTATGGGTCCGTCGGGTTCGGGGAAATCAACGCTCATGAATATTGTGGGCTGTTTAGACACACCTACGGGCGGCCAGTATATTTTAAATGGCAAAGACGTGAGTAATATGACCGATAACGAATTAGCTGAAATCCGGAATAAGGAAATTGGCTTCGTATTTCAAACGTTTAATTTATTGCCGCGCTCTACCTCCTTAGATAATGTAAGTTTACCCTTGATTTATGCGGGGTATGGCAAAAGTGCCCGGGAAGAGAAAGCTATGCAGGCGCTGGAAAGCGTAGGTTTAGGACCACGCGCCAAACATAAGCCCAATGAGCTTTCGGGCGGGCAGCGCCAACGGGTAGCCATAGCCCGGGCCTTGGTAAACAACCCCAGCATTATGCTCGCCGACGAACCTACCGGTAACCTTGATACAAAAACTTCATACGAAATAATGGAGCTTTTCGAAAACCTACATGTTAAAGGAAATACCATTATTATGGTTACCCACGAAGAAGATATTGCCAAATATGCGCACCGCATTGTACGTCTCCGCGATGGATTAATAGAATCGGATGAAATAAATTCCGAAATAATTCGGCACTCGATGCCCGTTTAA